One region of Glutamicibacter sp. B1 genomic DNA includes:
- a CDS encoding cold-shock protein, which produces MATGIVKWFNAEKGFGFIAPDSGDPDVFAHFTAIQTQGFRTLDEGQKVEFEVVEGPKGLQAADIRAL; this is translated from the coding sequence ATGGCAACCGGAATCGTAAAGTGGTTCAACGCTGAAAAGGGCTTCGGCTTCATCGCTCCAGACAGCGGAGACCCAGATGTCTTCGCTCACTTCACCGCCATCCAGACCCAGGGTTTCCGCACCCTGGATGAGGGCCAGAAGGTTGAGTTTGAAGTTGTAGAGGGTCCAAAGGGTCTGCAGGCTGCAGACATCCGCGCTCTCTAA
- a CDS encoding LLM class flavin-dependent oxidoreductase: MKLSILDLAPVAPGQSISDSFKSSVRLAQTAERHGYERVWYAEHHNMPTIASSATSLVISHVAHHTETIRLGSGGVMLPNHSPLVIAEQFGTLATIYGDRIDLGLGRAPGTDMTTLRALRRDPSAADSFPHDVLELQAYLAGESRVPTVQATPGAGTNVPLYILGSSLFGAKLAAQLGLPYSFASHFAPAALHEAIRVYRDEFTPSDQLSEPYVIAGVGVAAAETAEKAHEVFNVAKRHRVASFLGRNAKKEFTEAEVDMLMDTPQAEQILDMMRYTAVGTGEQVAEYLQHFATAAQADELITIHYPTQEEDRLNSVMITAEASALATAK, from the coding sequence GTGAAGCTTTCTATTTTGGATCTTGCCCCGGTCGCTCCCGGGCAAAGCATTTCCGACTCTTTCAAGTCCTCCGTCCGCCTGGCACAAACTGCTGAGCGTCATGGGTACGAGCGCGTCTGGTACGCCGAGCACCACAACATGCCGACCATCGCCTCTAGCGCTACCTCACTGGTGATCAGCCACGTAGCCCACCACACCGAAACCATTCGCTTGGGTTCCGGCGGCGTCATGCTGCCCAACCACTCGCCACTGGTCATCGCGGAGCAGTTCGGTACCCTGGCCACCATTTACGGAGACCGCATCGATTTAGGTTTGGGTCGTGCACCGGGCACCGACATGACCACCCTGCGCGCACTGCGTCGTGATCCTTCGGCAGCTGACTCTTTCCCACATGATGTTTTGGAACTACAGGCCTACCTCGCTGGTGAATCACGGGTACCCACCGTCCAGGCCACTCCGGGCGCTGGAACCAATGTCCCGCTGTACATTTTGGGTTCCTCCCTCTTCGGTGCGAAGCTAGCGGCCCAGTTGGGCCTGCCATATTCCTTCGCCTCGCACTTTGCGCCAGCTGCGTTGCATGAAGCAATCCGCGTCTATCGCGACGAATTCACCCCATCAGATCAGCTTTCGGAGCCTTATGTGATTGCTGGCGTGGGTGTAGCTGCGGCAGAAACTGCTGAAAAGGCTCATGAGGTCTTCAACGTTGCCAAGCGTCACCGCGTGGCGAGCTTCTTGGGACGCAACGCCAAGAAGGAATTCACTGAAGCAGAAGTCGATATGCTCATGGATACACCACAGGCAGAGCAGATCCTCGACATGATGCGTTACACCGCAGTGGGTACTGGAGAACAGGTGGCCGAATATCTGCAGCACTTCGCCACCGCGGCGCAGGCAGATGAGCTCATCACCATCCACTACCCTACGCAGGAAGAAGACCGCCTGAATTCGGTCATGATCACCGCTGAAGCCAGCGCACTGGCAACGGCTAAGTAA
- a CDS encoding MFS transporter, with product MEERSVVVDKLKQNAQLTGGAASGPTGKKLFRTILDPKASATLKPGVNVSVISELRMQPMQHRTLSWNPGLTTRLVITVAVSFLLLVGANLATPLYPALQAELHLGAMGTTIAFASYVCSLMFFLCTVGHWSDHIGRRAALVIAVLVSLAGTFVFGSASSLFELCLGRGLQGTGVALATGASAAALRELLPSKPEWASRFTLLASSGGVAFGPVLGGLMANLPGGRSIVFMVQAVLLFLVMIPLVTLQARPAIAMAERGQRGKALAPRRLGIPSTARSQFWLAALVGFLSFAIFGFVLSLAPGYFAETFGLNSLWVIGLIAGLPLGVSALSQVVVRGGANLLPIGLALMAISTVLLAVAAEHEILILALLALVLVGLGQGMSFRTAFATAVDAVSDRQHAQTVSTIYLVTYLGSAVPVIALGWAVGVFGQEISILVFAICCSLLALGLGLWAMISQRTTN from the coding sequence GTGGAAGAACGATCTGTTGTAGTAGACAAACTCAAGCAGAACGCTCAACTCACCGGTGGGGCAGCGAGTGGCCCCACCGGGAAAAAACTTTTCAGGACAATCCTGGACCCCAAGGCCTCAGCTACTTTGAAACCGGGAGTGAACGTGTCTGTCATCAGTGAACTGCGCATGCAGCCCATGCAACACCGCACCCTGTCTTGGAATCCAGGATTAACCACGCGGCTGGTCATCACGGTTGCGGTGAGCTTCCTGCTTTTGGTCGGAGCTAACCTCGCGACTCCGCTGTACCCGGCATTGCAAGCAGAACTCCACTTAGGCGCAATGGGAACCACCATCGCCTTTGCCAGCTACGTCTGTTCACTGATGTTCTTCTTGTGCACCGTAGGACACTGGTCTGATCACATCGGCCGCCGTGCAGCATTGGTCATCGCAGTACTCGTGTCCCTGGCGGGAACCTTCGTTTTTGGTTCAGCATCCAGCCTTTTTGAACTGTGCCTAGGTCGCGGGCTTCAAGGAACCGGCGTCGCACTAGCAACCGGTGCCAGCGCTGCTGCACTGCGTGAATTGCTTCCATCCAAGCCTGAATGGGCCTCCCGATTCACCCTTTTGGCATCTTCCGGCGGCGTAGCTTTTGGCCCGGTGCTAGGTGGATTGATGGCCAACCTGCCCGGTGGACGGAGCATCGTCTTTATGGTGCAGGCGGTCCTACTTTTTCTGGTGATGATTCCGCTGGTTACCCTCCAGGCGCGACCTGCCATTGCGATGGCCGAACGCGGTCAGCGCGGTAAGGCCTTGGCCCCGCGTCGTCTAGGGATTCCCAGTACCGCTCGTTCACAATTCTGGTTGGCCGCGCTGGTAGGTTTCTTGAGCTTTGCCATCTTCGGCTTTGTGCTCTCGCTGGCCCCGGGTTATTTTGCGGAAACCTTTGGGCTGAACTCGTTATGGGTCATTGGACTTATTGCCGGACTTCCCTTGGGCGTCTCGGCTCTGTCGCAAGTTGTTGTGCGTGGTGGAGCAAACCTCTTGCCTATCGGCTTGGCGCTGATGGCAATCTCAACCGTTTTGTTGGCGGTAGCCGCTGAACATGAAATCTTGATCCTCGCCTTGCTCGCTTTGGTGCTTGTCGGTCTAGGACAGGGGATGAGCTTCCGGACCGCCTTTGCCACCGCCGTTGACGCGGTCAGCGATCGTCAACATGCGCAGACCGTATCAACCATTTATCTGGTGACCTATCTGGGCAGTGCAGTTCCCGTGATTGCCTTGGGCTGGGCCGTGGGAGTCTTCGGTCAGGAAATCAGCATCTTGGTCTTTGCCATCTGCTGTTCTCTCTTAGCCCTGGGTCTGGGCTTGTGGGCTATGATTTCCCAGCGAACCACAAACTAA
- a CDS encoding Lrp/AsnC family transcriptional regulator, whose translation MRLDDVDLKVLLALIKDPRIQISELADEVGIARNTAQSRLRRLQRSEILRDGGRDIDLGKLGYDVLAFVTLEVNHRDLDTVITALRQIPNVLEIHETSGRGDVWVRLIATDTHQLQSALRQILRIKGVTRSETTFALHTHLAYRSAPLLEHYSEHDH comes from the coding sequence GTGCGATTAGACGACGTAGACCTCAAAGTATTGCTCGCGCTCATCAAAGACCCACGCATTCAAATCTCTGAACTCGCCGATGAGGTGGGTATAGCCCGGAACACGGCACAGTCCCGGCTTCGACGCCTCCAACGTTCGGAAATTCTCCGCGATGGCGGTCGAGACATTGACCTCGGCAAGCTGGGCTATGACGTACTTGCGTTCGTCACCTTGGAAGTAAACCACCGTGATCTAGATACGGTGATCACCGCATTACGACAGATCCCCAACGTCTTAGAAATCCACGAGACCTCCGGCCGCGGCGACGTGTGGGTTCGTTTGATCGCCACTGACACACACCAATTACAGTCGGCGTTGCGTCAAATCTTGCGCATCAAGGGAGTGACTCGTTCGGAGACAACCTTCGCGTTACATACACATTTGGCCTACCGTTCTGCTCCCCTCCTTGAACACTATTCC